The Pelagicoccus sp. SDUM812003 genomic sequence CGAAAGCGGTCCGCGGGCTGGTTTTGCGGTCGGAGAGGGCGTGCTGAAACGAGTCGAGGTAGCGTTCCGCGACGGCGGGCCAAATCATGGAGCGCCCTTGCTGGTAGGCGGCGCGGCGTGTCTTCTCATGGAGGTCCGGATCCTCGAGATAGTCGCAGGCCGCCTTTGCGATCGCGCTTGGGTCGCCGAACGGGACCAATGCGCCCCGCCCGTCGGCCAACAGTTCCTGAGCGTGCCAATAGGGCGTGGACACGACCGCCTTTCCCGCTCCGTAAACATAGGCCAAAGTGCCGGAGGTTATCTGGTCCATGTTTGAATAGGGAGTCAGGTAGATGTCGGCGGCGCCGATGAATTCCGCCAGATCCTCAGGTGAAACGAAGCGATTATAAAAGATGACATGCTCCTTCATGTCTAGATCGGCCGCCAATCGTTCCAGTCTGAGCCGGTAGGTTTCGCCTTCGGCCTCGACCAAATGCGGATGGGTGGCTCCAAGAATCAAATACACGACATTTGGGTGGCGCTTTGCGATCTCCGGCAAGGCCTTGATGGCGTGCTCGATGCCTTTGCCCGGTCCCAGAAGCCCGAAGGTGAGCAAGACCTGGCGGCCCTGGACGCCGAACTGCACTTTGAAGCTTTCGGAATCGGCGAACGGGGTATCGGGAATCCCGTGTGGAATGATGTCTATCTTGTCGTTGGAGATCCCATACGTTTCGTTGAGGATCCGAGCGCCCATTTGCGCCATGACAACAAGCCGGTCCGAGCGCTTTGCTAGCTCGTCCATGACTCTACGTTGGGCGGGGTTCGGCGTTTGGAGGATGGTGTGCAAGGTGCTCACCACCGGCATGCGAACCTCTTTCAGGAGGGCGAGCAGATGGCTGCCAGCCGGTCCGCCGTAGATGCCGAACTCGTGCTGCACGCAGAGGATATCCGCGTTGTTGAAATTGAGGTAGTCGGCGGCCCGGCGATAGGAATCGAGATCCTTTTCCGAGATCTCGAAGCGGACGCGCTCTGGATAGTCGTAGCGTTCGCTGCGGTCGTTCACCGCGCCCGCGTAGCAGGTCGCTGACGGCAGGGCGGCGCTGACGGCTTCGCAGGCGTCGCGGGTGAAGGTCGCGATGCCGCATCGCCGAGGCTCGAAACCTCCCACGAAAGCGATGCGTCGCAGTTTATTGGATACGTTATAAGGATTGCGCGATTGGCTCGCTCGCATCTGCATCGCGCTAGTGTTGGTGGCTACGGTCGATGAGATGGCCGATCGCTTTTTTC encodes the following:
- a CDS encoding glycosyltransferase family 4 protein, producing MQMRASQSRNPYNVSNKLRRIAFVGGFEPRRCGIATFTRDACEAVSAALPSATCYAGAVNDRSERYDYPERVRFEISEKDLDSYRRAADYLNFNNADILCVQHEFGIYGGPAGSHLLALLKEVRMPVVSTLHTILQTPNPAQRRVMDELAKRSDRLVVMAQMGARILNETYGISNDKIDIIPHGIPDTPFADSESFKVQFGVQGRQVLLTFGLLGPGKGIEHAIKALPEIAKRHPNVVYLILGATHPHLVEAEGETYRLRLERLAADLDMKEHVIFYNRFVSPEDLAEFIGAADIYLTPYSNMDQITSGTLAYVYGAGKAVVSTPYWHAQELLADGRGALVPFGDPSAIAKAACDYLEDPDLHEKTRRAAYQQGRSMIWPAVAERYLDSFQHALSDRKTSPRTAFAGWTLANRQYDLPPLRLDHIDRMSDGTGIFQHATYNVPNFDEGYCADDNARAYILCNLLAEHGNETTLKTTNRLATVYLAFLSAALDTKSGRFRNFMSHTRNWLEKAGAEDSHARSLWAMGVGASRSKDLGHRRLCAECFERALPPTLQFSSPRAWAFALLGIEELLPTLSDADYALNARTTLTEKLVDIWQRCSTPDWPWFESNVTYDNARLAQALILSGYSTPEPQALEIGLKSLRWLVSIQSTPGGYFRPIGSNGFYKKDGARAEFDQQPVEALAMISATLVAYRVTQEESWSREAHRIFEWFLGRNDLGLPLYDSATGGCCDGLHPDRVNHNQGAESTLAFHLALAEMNNAQHFVTLSPHLSV